Proteins from a single region of Pseudodesulfovibrio portus:
- the metW gene encoding methionine biosynthesis protein MetW — translation MRFDLQVIASWIEPGSKVLDLGCRTGSLLAYLTEHKSIRGTGIEIDEGHAGEAIAKGLSVIHGDIYEEIEDYPDNAFDYVILSQALMQVMDPETLIREMLRVGRLCVVSFPNFTHYRNRLQMLFTGRAPMSKELPYEWYNTPNIRVVPIIDFRRFCANMRVPIVKEVAISTHHHDEKGTVITFLPNLFATFGIFMLGQPGK, via the coding sequence ATGCGCTTTGATCTGCAGGTCATCGCCTCCTGGATCGAGCCCGGCTCCAAGGTGCTCGACCTCGGCTGCCGCACCGGCTCGCTGCTCGCCTACCTGACCGAGCACAAGTCCATTCGCGGCACCGGCATCGAGATCGACGAGGGGCATGCGGGCGAGGCCATTGCCAAGGGGTTGTCCGTGATCCACGGCGACATCTACGAGGAGATCGAGGACTACCCGGACAACGCCTTTGATTACGTCATCCTGTCCCAGGCGCTCATGCAGGTCATGGATCCCGAGACCCTGATCCGCGAGATGCTCCGCGTGGGCAGGCTCTGCGTGGTCTCGTTCCCCAACTTCACCCACTACAGGAACCGGCTCCAGATGCTCTTCACCGGGCGTGCGCCCATGTCCAAGGAGCTGCCTTACGAGTGGTACAACACGCCCAACATCCGGGTCGTGCCGATCATCGACTTCCGCCGCTTCTGTGCCAACATGCGCGTCCCCATCGTCAAGGAGGTCGCCATATCCACGCATCACCACGACGAGAAGGGCACGGTCATCACCTTCCTGCCCAACCTGTTCGCCACGTTCGGCATCTTCATGCTTGGCCAGCCAGGAAAGTGA
- a CDS encoding DMT family transporter translates to MHSRTLRADVLLFVTAAIWGLAFVAQRVGMDHVGPLTFNGIRFALGALALVPLILSLEKKRGFVTENADKKRMAVGGGLLGIALFAGASLQQIGLAGPQLAELGLEASTAGKAGFITGLYVVFVPIFGLALAQRPGWGTWLGAGMAVIGMYLLSVTADLTISFGDLLILIGALFWAGHVLLIGKLSPGMDAVDAIKLSTIQFAACAVLSLIGAVITEEITLPGVMGAAPAIAYGGLMSVGVAYTLQVIAQRDAQPAHAAIILSLEAVFAALGGWLMLGEVLSVRALIGCGLMLTGMVLSQLKP, encoded by the coding sequence TTGCATTCACGCACACTTCGGGCCGATGTCCTGCTCTTCGTCACCGCCGCCATCTGGGGGCTTGCCTTCGTGGCCCAACGGGTGGGCATGGACCATGTGGGGCCGCTGACCTTCAACGGCATCCGCTTCGCCCTGGGCGCCCTGGCCCTGGTCCCGCTCATCCTGTCCCTGGAAAAAAAGCGCGGCTTCGTCACCGAAAACGCCGACAAGAAGCGCATGGCAGTGGGCGGCGGGCTGCTCGGCATCGCCCTGTTCGCGGGCGCGTCCCTGCAGCAGATCGGCCTGGCCGGTCCGCAACTGGCCGAACTCGGCCTCGAAGCTTCCACTGCGGGCAAGGCGGGCTTCATCACCGGACTGTACGTGGTCTTCGTGCCCATCTTCGGCCTGGCCCTGGCCCAACGCCCCGGCTGGGGAACCTGGCTGGGCGCGGGCATGGCCGTCATCGGCATGTACCTGCTCTCGGTCACGGCCGACCTGACCATCTCCTTCGGCGACCTGCTCATCCTCATCGGCGCGCTCTTCTGGGCGGGCCACGTCCTGCTCATCGGCAAGCTGTCTCCGGGCATGGACGCGGTGGACGCCATCAAGCTGTCCACCATCCAGTTCGCGGCCTGCGCCGTCCTCTCCCTGATCGGGGCCGTGATCACCGAAGAGATCACCCTGCCCGGCGTCATGGGCGCGGCCCCGGCCATCGCCTACGGCGGCCTCATGTCCGTGGGCGTGGCCTACACCCTGCAGGTCATTGCCCAGCGCGACGCGCAACCCGCCCACGCGGCCATCATCCTGAGCCTCGAAGCCGTCTTCGCCGCCCTCGGCGGCTGGCTCATGCTGGGAGAGGTGCTTTCCGTGCGCGCCCTGATCGGCTGCGGATTGATGCTGACCGGCATGGTTCTGAGCCAGCTCAAACCGTAG